The proteins below come from a single Candidozyma auris chromosome 3, complete sequence genomic window:
- a CDS encoding 2-aminoadipate transaminase gives MPKQINFFKGHPTLDLLPKEELSNAFTRVIRDTAHTDYESDPDNRHPLQYGTDPGNLTARQALAQWVNKQFDRDSLSANQINLTGGSSYGAQNILLATTSTEITKQAFIVSPTYFLINYAFIDAGFEGKMTAIKETPGEQYEIDLDYLKEQLEYHDQKNGLEPVGDTEINILIDPTGRGKRKQYRYVMYLVPTFSNPGGLTYSESTRSKLVKLARKHDMLLLSDDVYDHLHYEGKPPVRKLSQIDQDTLPKNWSYGNTVSNASFSKIIAPGFRVGWQETVSSALASQLATTGANKSGGSPGQLNSIVVQHFIEDGILNKTIEFYKKTYKSRSQTLRQALEKHLPTKHTKIYGGDGGYFTWVEIKDSSVDLQKVIITLQKTHNVVIADGGNFEVAGDSLGWSKIGARLCVALLNEQEIEEGIEQWGKVLREAHPDLY, from the coding sequence ATGCCCAAACAAATCAATTTCTTTAAGGGGCACCCTACGCTCGATCTCCTACCAAAGGAAGAGCTCTCAAATGCTTTTACGAGAGTTATCAGAGACACTGCTCACACAGACTACGAATCGGATCCCGATAACCGACACCCACTCCAGTATGGCACTGATCCAGGCAATCTAACAGCTAGACAAGCGCTAGCTCAATGGGTGAATAAACAATTTGATCGGGACTCTTTGCTGGCTAATCAGATAAACTTGACGGGAGGTTCGTCTTATGGGGCACAAAATATACTATTGGCGACTACAAGCACAGAGATTACAAAGCAGGCTTTCATTGTACTGCCCAcgtacttcttgatcaattaCGCATTCATAGATGCTGGTTTTGAGGGAAAAATGACAGCAATAAAGGAAACCCCTGGCGAACAATATGAAATTGATTTGGACTACTTGAAAGAGCAATTGGAGTATCACGATCAAAAGAATGGGTTGGAGCCCGTGGGAGATACCGAAATTAACATTTTGATCGATCCCACCGGAAGaggcaaaagaaagcagTATCGCTATGTGATGTATTTGGTTCCAACTTTTTCGAACCCTGGAGGACTCACCTACAGTGAGTCTACGAGGTCAAAGCTCGTGAAGTTGGCGAGAAAACACGACATGCTACTTCTTTCTGACGATGTGTACGACCATCTCCACTACGAAGGTAAACCTCCTGTCAGAAAGCTTAGtcaaattgatcaagacACTTTGCCCAAGAATTGGTCTTACGGGAATACCGTTTCTAATGCCTCATTCTCGAAAATTATAGCACCAGGTTTTCGAGTCGGTTGGCAGGAAACTGTATCTCTGGCATTGGCTCTGCAATTGGCCACCACCGGTGCCAACAAGTCAGGTGGATCACCTGGGCAGTTGAACTCGATAGTTGTGCAGCATTTCATCGAGGATGGGATTTTGAATAAGACAATAGAGTTCTATAAGAAGACATACAAGCTGAGATCCCAGACACTCAGACAAGCATTGGAGAAGCACCTTCCAACGAAGCACACAAAGATTTACGGTGGCGATGGAGGTTATTTCACTTGGGTAGAGATTAAAGATCTGAGCGTCGACTTGCAGAAGGTCATAATCACGCTTCAGAAGACCCACAATGTGGTGATAGCAGACGGAGGGAATTTTGAGGTGGCTGGTGATTCCCTAGGGTGGAGTAAGATTGGAGCCCGTTTATGCGTAGCTCTTTTGAACGAACAAGAGATCGAGGAAGGCATCGAACAATGGGGAAAGGTGTTACGTGAAGCTCATCCAGACCTTTACTAG
- the MAL31 gene encoding maltose permease, which translates to MTEFVEDVKKPELTTHVADKHEKGSMSESVDAYMEDYMSKFLDISNNAKENDKKEKSMSLKEGIKTFPKAALWSVVLSSSIIMEGYDNNLLNSFYSFPDFVQTFGEYFPEKDKWEIPARWQTGLSMSVSVGQICGLFLSGIIADRFGYKKTLIGALLLTTAFIFIVFFAQNVAMLLVGELLLGFPWGAFQTITVSYASEVCPTVLRLYLTTYVNACWVIGQLISSGVLRGLVGSTIKDSWKIPFGLQWVWPIPIAIGVYFAPESPWWMVKKGKYQEAKHSIKRLLTENEHLPDKEVMAQAMVDKMKLTIKEEKALTAGISFLDCFNKKNIRRTRIACVTWLMQNITGSAFMGYSTYFYIQAGLSTSMSFTFSIIQYVLGIIGTIIAWFASTKFGLFDIFFFGLCSQFVILLTTGILGCFPSEGASWAVGSLLLIFTFVYDSCVGPITYCVVAEMPSNSLRTKTIILARNVYNIAGIVIAIIMPYMLNPTAWNWRAKTGFFWAGFAFIAAIWCYLEMPETKNRTFSELDLLFEREVPARKFKTTSVEVFDIDEMMDKFGEEGVRDMVETNIVETSKVEKV; encoded by the coding sequence TGATGCGTACATGGAAGACTACATGTCTAAGTTTTTGGACATTTCCAATAACGCTAAGGAaaatgacaagaaagagaaatcCATGTCGCTCAAAGAAGGTATCAAGACCTTTCCCAAGGCTGCCTTGTGGTCTGTTGTATTGTCTTCATCCATCATCATGGAAGGTTACGACAACAACCTTCTTAATTCTTTCTACTCATTTCCAGACTTTGTCCAAACATTTGGAGAATATTTTCCTGAGAAGGATAAGTGGGAGATCCCAGCAAGATGGCAGACGGGTCTCAGTATGTCGGTTTCCGTTGGTCAGATTTGCGGTTTGTTCCTTTCAGGTATCATCGCTGATAGGTTTGGTTACAAGAAAACATTGATTGGTGCTTTGCTTTTGACTACggctttcattttcattgtgTTTTTCGCTCAAAATGTTGCTATGTTGTTAGTTGGTGAGCTTTTGTTGGGTTTTCCATGGGGTGCTTTCCAAACAATCACTGTGTCGTATGCTTCCGAGGTTTGTCCTACTGTGTTGCGTTTGTACTTGACCACGTACGTCAATGCTTGTTGGGTAATTGGCCAATTGATCTCGTCGGGCGTTTTGAGAGGCCTTGTTGGCTCAACTATTAAGGACTCGTGGAAAATTCCATTTGGTCTTCAGTGGGTATGGCCCATCCCAATTGCGATTGGTGTCTACTTCGCTCCTGAGTCACCATGGTGGATGGTCAAGAAGGGAaaatatcaagaagccaagcactccatcaaaagattGTTAACCGAGAATGAGCACTTGCCTGACAAGGAGGTTATGGCTCAAGCTATGGTTGacaagatgaagttgaccatcaaggaggaaaaaGCCTTGACCGCCGGTATTTCCTTTTTGGACTGTTTCAATAAGAAAAACATTAGAAGAACTAGAATTGCATGTGTCACTTGGTTGATGCAAAATATTACTGGTTCTGCTTTCATGGGTTATTCGACTTACTTCTACATCCAGGCTGGTTTGTCTACCTCCATGTCGTTCACGTTCTCCATCATTCAATACGTGTTGGGTATCATTGGTACCATAATAGCTTGGTTTGCTTCTACAAAGTTCGGTCTTTTCgacattttcttcttcggcTTGTGCTCTCAGTTCGTCATTTTGCTTACCACCGGTATTCTTGGCTGTTTCCCAAGCGAAGGTGCATCATGGGCTGTCGGATCCTTACTTTTGATCTTCACTTTCGTTTACGATAGTTGTGTTGGCCCCATCACTTACTGTGTCGTTGCGGAGATGCCGTCGAACAGCTTGAGAACCAAGACTATCATTTTAGCCAGAAACGTGTACAATATTGCCGGTATCGTTATCGCGATTATCATGCCTTACATGTTGAACCCAACTGCCTGGAACTGGAGGGCAAAGACAGGTTTCTTCTGGGCCGGTTTCGCCTTTATCGCTGCAATCTGGTGTTACCTCGAGATGCCAGAAACAAAGAACAGAACCTTCTCTGAATTGGACTTGTTGTTCGAGAGAGAGGTCCCAGCAAGAAAGTTCAAGACCACTTCTGTTGAAGTGTTTGACATCGACGAAATGATGGACAagtttggtgaagaaggtgtcAGGGACATGGTCGAAACCAACATTGTCGAGACGAGCAAGGTCGAAAAGGTCTAA
- a CDS encoding mRNA-binding ubiquitin-specific protease UBP3 → MSTSKVTTPSSSKPANNKEGSSSNSTSSRPSSGRQSRFRGDVPAFNPTGQSPFVLAQQFQTPPQAFPQHHQPYQQHPQMMYGNQVPGTYMPYMAYPDYMMGYQYFPMPTTPFPQPYMAPHMNSMTNYMAPNSKPKKYSKGQNAYNNTNSHNNHQGPSMDPSMEGLPQGMPPTTPSYAPYSTRSETPSTESYTPQHTEGSHEATLPEQTPPSPHVTTEIEDKVSEQRSPSVAETSQGSPSELKIAKEASAQLPQEDDCKDARRLPLTFNTTLDEYSSLRRSDASLKQTLLQSKLARVQKYVQQRKNTSGSSNLLINKNGLRQLIDHGSGKFAQELIYPAELLDVTERSNDKEVNEKTQKTIPTNWASVLQSTAAKKVSKKTSTPSKPAYTPIEISRDASATPPQDSRPQSLGVLSFRILFDPSFSLSSFPSYRINPRGLTNTGNICYMNAVLQCLMFCEPFNKLIRYVDEKAVGSLDKNSSQPIIDATIQFIKDFLKVTSQNGSNNSNGTLNSHGIVIGRPLSPEVLYQKLVENTKFKHLKWGQQEDAEEFLTYFLDGLHEDFVKAAAGISPAQIDELIESCQANTNDSTVKQNIKSKIKSAYRVTRTSHNAGEEEIDASEGEEETSGWSEVGTGKRVSKKRVVDVEPSPITSIFGGRFRSVLTIPKGKESQSITVDPFRCMSVDITQKGVTTIEDALWSSHQIEKIPFKIDSEREVIAKKRTFIDQLPEVLLLQLKRFAYQQEDASSNEKRDESDESNGNERVAYGTIEKVMKEVKFGLNLTIPPECLSATLRAANEKTDYKLVGVIYHHGRNAEGGHYTCDVYRNGIAESANVGDKKWLRIDDTAVEAITSDAVIETPEAKDKSAYILMYQRK, encoded by the coding sequence ATGTCCACATCGAAAGTCACAACGCCGTCCTCATCCAAACCAGCAAACAATAAAGAaggttcttcttcgaaTTCTACATCGTCGCGTCCCTCAAGTGGACGTCAGAGTCGTTTCAGGGGCGATGTGCCCGCCTTCAACCCTACGGGACAGTCCCCTTTCGTGTTGGCCCAACAGTTCCAGACCCCTCCCCAGGCATTtcctcaacatcatcaaccaTACCAGCAGCATCCGCAGATGATGTACGGGAACCAGGTGCCCGGTACATACATGCCATATATGGCATACCCCGACTACATGATGGGGTACCAGTACTTCCCTATGCCCACCACTCCATTCCCACAGCCCTATATGGCTCCGCATATGAACAGCATGACCAACTACATGGCTCCAAACAGTAAACCAAAAAAGTACTCCAAGGGGCAAAATGCATATAATAACACTAACAGTCATAATAATCACCAGGGACCTTCCATGGACCCTAGCATGGAGGGCCTTCCTCAGGGCATGCCTCCAACGACGCCTTCTTATGCACCGTACTCAACTCGTTCAGAAACTCCCAGTACGGAATCTTATACCCCACAGCATACCGAAGGAAGCCATGAAGCGACGCTACCTGAACAAACACCACCATCTCCCCATGTAACTACCGAAATAGAAGACAAAGTATCAGAGCAGCGGCTGCCTTCTGTTGCCGAAACTTCTCAAGGTAGCCCGTCGGAATTGAAGATCGCAAAGGAAGCCAGCGCTCAACTTCCACAGGAGGATGATTGTAAGGATGCTCGCCGTCTTCCTCTCACATTCAACACGACTCTTGACGAGTATTCTAGCTTGAGAAGATCTGATGCCAGCCTAAAGCAGACTCTATTACAGTCGAAATTGGCTCGAGTTCAAAAATATGTTCAGCAGCGAAAGAACACTTCCGGATCGTCCAACCTCCtaatcaacaaaaacgGACTTCGGCAGCTTATAGACCACGGAAGTGGAAAGTTTGCGCAAGAGCTTATTTATCCTGCTGAGCTTCTCGATGTCACTGAAAGACTGAACGACAAGGAAGTGAACGAAAAGACACAAAAAACTATACCTACCAACTGGGCCTCAGTATTGCAAAGCACTGCCGCGAAGAAGGTTAGCAAAAAGACTTCCACGCCTTCTAAGCCTGCTTACACCCCAATTGAAATATCAAGAGATGCCTCAGCGACACCGCCACAAGACAGCAGACCACAATCCCTTGGAGTGTTACTGTTTAGAATCTTGTTTGACCCTAGCTTCTCCTTATCTTCCTTCCCATCGTACAGAATCAATCCAAGAGGGTTGACAAATACAGGTAATATCTGTTACATGAATGCCGTTCTCCAATGTCTCATGTTCTGTGAGCCGTTCAATAAGCTAATTCGCTATGTCGATGAGAAAGCTGTTGGGTCACTTGATAAAAATTCACTGCAACCTATCATTGACGCCACTATTCAGTTCATTaaggacttcttgaaggtgACTTCCCAGAATGGTTCTAACAACAGCAACGGCACTCTTAATAGCCATGGCATAGTTATTGGCCGTCCACTCTCACCCGAGGTTCTCTACCAAAAGTTAGTCGAAAACACCAAATTCAAGCACTTGAAGTGGGGACAGCAAGAGGACGCCGAGGAGTTCTTAACTTATTTTCTTGACGGCCTTCACGAGGATTTTGTCAAGGCAGCGGCAGGTATTTCTCCTGCGCAAATTGATGAACTCATAGAGTCTTGTCAAGCAAACACAAATGACAGCACAGTCAAACAAAATATCAAGAGCAAAATAAAGTCAGCGTACAGGGTTACTAGAACTTCGCATAATGCTGGCGAGGAAGAAATAGATGCTCtggaaggagaagaagagactAGTGGTTGGTCTGAGGTCGGCACCGGGAAACGGGTTTCCAAAAAGAGGGTTGTCGATGTAGAACCATCACCAATCACCCTGATTTTTGGCGGCAGGTTCCGCAGTGTCTTGACAATCCCAAAGGGCAAAGAATCACAATCTATCACCGTTGATCCTTTCAGGTGTATGCTGGTTGACATCACCCAGAAGGGTGTAACAACTATCGAAGATGCGTTGTGGAGTCTGCATCAGATAGAAAAAATTCCTTTTAAGATTGACTCTGAGAGGGAGGTCATCGCTAAGAAGCGTACATTCATCGACCAGCTTCCGGAAGtattgcttcttcaactcaaAAGATTTGCATACCAACAGGAGGACGCCAGCAGCAATGAAAAACGGGATGAATCTGACGAGTCAAACGGCAACGAAAGAGTCGCATATGGCACTATAGAAAAGGTTATGAAAGAAGTGAAGTTTGGGTTGAATTTGACGATACCACCAGAATGTCTTTCTGCAACCCTTCGGGCAGCTAACGAAAAAACTGATTACAAGCTCGTCGGTGTCATCTACCATCATGGCCGTAACGCCGAGGGCGGACACTATACCTGTGATGTGTACCGTAACGGCATTGCCGAGTCGGCAAACGTGGGGGACAAGAAGTGGTTACGTATCGATGATACCGCGGTGGAAGCTATCACTTCAGACGCTGTCATCGAGACCCCCGAGGCTAAGGATAAAAGCGCCTATATCTTGATGTACCAGAGGAAATAA
- a CDS encoding ubiquitin-conjugating protein, producing the protein MSESLAAGTASTPVRTLSKSSNRSALSSPENSAPGSPNRPGLSSSPDPHGPLPISDNSRNAASASPPPIPNDTSDDTTRNGSRPQSSSPNVSSASPSSILGSSAERVGDRPTTTPANTAFSSGSSNNTTNNSNITTSNTINTASNNDATYVTTPVAQSAPSAPSSRPQQSGMVRRPSFGLGFLSSLSNSIRGSHSPQGGSSQQNSSETTFSSSNSGTSHHHTSPESHPHSHLHTHSSHAAPQSTHQFMSNSPTIANLNGVVDAPAEMSSSLNDAQGSSHQTLLARQDTMVRPPPVIAEEVAESQSEAMEAEDPSGKDKDGFFSVRLTPIIDHSTSNTGLYFSPMIRRIKPKESISIGRYTEKNKSAAHAPQGSSAPIVFKSKVVSRTHAMFQVNEDGSWFIKDCKSSSGTFLNNQRLSPASQESTLCPLADGDMVQLGLDYRGGTEEVYRCVKMRCEFNRSWQRKVNQFNLDIHKNLKKLRLDNKTEDDSELSECAICLLKLEPCQALFISPCSHSWHYKCIRPIIIKSYPHFYCPNCRSMCDLETDIEDD; encoded by the coding sequence ATGTCTGAAAGTTTAGCTGCGGGAACGGCTCTGACTCCCGTGAGAACCCTTTCAAAGTCCAGCAACCGATCGGCGCTCTCGTCTCCAGAAAACTCGGCTCCCGGCTCCCCCAATCGTCCTGGCTTGTCATCCTCTCCTGACCCTCACGGCCCTTTGCCCATCAGCGACAACTCCAGAAACGCCGCGTCCGCTAGCCCACCTCCTATCCCTAATGACACCTCGGACGACACCACCAGGAACGGCTCTCGCCCTCAGCTGTCGTCTCCAAACGTTTCTAGCGCCTCGCCTTCCTCGATTTTAGGCTCCTCCGCGGAGAGAGTCGGAGACCGGCCAACAACCACTCCAGCAAACACTGCATTCTCCTCGGGCTCTAGCAATaacaccaccaacaacagcaacatCACAACAAgcaacaccatcaacacCGCAAGCAACAACGATGCTACGTACGTCACAACGCCTGTGGCGCAGTCTGCGCCTCTGGCTCCCTCCTCAAGGCCCCAGCAATCAGGGATGGTGAGACGTCCTTCCTTCGGCTTGGGTTTTCTCAGCTCCCTCTCCAACTCCATAAGAGGTTCTCACTCTCCTCAAGGCGGCTCGTCTCAACAGAACTCTTCCGAGACAACTTTCTCCTCGTCCAACTCAGGAACACTGCATCACCACACCTCCCCCGAATCGCATCCTCATTCTCATTTGCATACACATTCTTCTCATGCCGCCCCACAATCAACTCACCAATTCATGTCCAATAGTCCTACGATAGCCAACCTCAACGGTGTGGTGGACGCCCCTGCCGAGATGAGCAGCTCTTTGAACGATGCCCAGGGTTCTCTGCATCAGACCCTCTTGGCAAGACAAGACACTATGGTCAGACCTCCGCCTGTTATCGCCGAGGAAGTGGCCGAGTCTCAGTCAGAAGCAATGGAGGCCGAGGATCCTTCTGGGAAGGACAAGGatggtttcttctctgtgCGGTTGACCCCAATAATCGACCACCTGACCTCCAATACGGGGCTCTACTTTTCTCCGATGATACGCCGCATCAAGCCCAAAGAGCTGATTCTGATCGGTAGATATACcgagaagaacaagagtGCTGCCCATGCCCCTCAGGGCTCTTCGGCACCCATTGtcttcaagtccaaggTTGTTTCCAGAACCCACGCTATGTTCCAGGTGAATGAGGACGGCCTGTGGTTCATCAAAGATTGCAAGTCGTCCTCTGGTACATTTCTCAACAACCAGCGCTTATCGCCAGCCTCTCAGGAGTCCACTCTTTGTCCACTTGCAGACGGCGACATGGTGCAGTTGGGTTTAGATTACAGGGGAGGTACTGAAGAAGTATACAGATGCGTTAAAATGCGTTGTGAGTTCAACAGGAGCTGGCAGCGGAAGGTCAACCAGTTCAATTTGGACATTCacaaaaatttgaagaagctcagaCTTGATAACAAAACTGAAGATGACTCTGAGCTTTCTGAATGCGCAATATGTCTCTTGAAGCTTGAGCCATGCCAGGCGCTCTTTATAAGCCCGTGTTCTCATTCCTGGCATTACAAGTGCATCAGACCCATAATTATCAAGAGCTACCCACACTTTTATTGTCCGAATTGTCGGTCTATGTGCGATCTAGAAACTGATATTGAGGATGATTGA